The genomic stretch ATCGGAACCCCACCCGGGGTAGCGATAATTGCCGTGTGCGAAGCCGGATCGGCAATCCCGGCTCTCTCCGCGGCGCCGATGAAATTCATCACGTGCCGCAAGGAGAAGCGCGCCTGTCCGCCGCGCCAGTGCAGATCGCCGATCATCAGCGATAGCGTGCCGTCCGCGGAGAGATGCTGGAGGTACTCTTCAAACGCCTCGACCGTGTACAAATAGCTCTCGGCCAGCATGTAGGCGCCGGTCGATAACGCGGCGAGCGTGTCGACCCCGGTGAGCTGTATGACGTCGTAGGTGGCGGACGAATGGCGCAGAAAACTGCGGCCTTCCGTGGTCACCACGTCGACATCGGGGCGGGACAACAGGTTGCCCGCGAACTCCGCCTGTCGATTGCGGACGACGTCGACGGTGACCGGATCGAGTTCGACGCCGGTGACGTGCCGTGCCCCGTTGCGGAGCGCGTTCAGGACATCGAAACCGCCCCCAAGTCCGATGACCAGCGTTCGCGGCCGGTTCGCGATCACGTACGGTGTGGCGGAGACGTTGCGCTCGAGGAAGTCCAGTTCCGCCAGGTTCCCGCTGAACTGGTAAATGGGAGCTTCCGCTGTGCCGTCGTGGGCGATGAATCGGATACCCGGGACGGGTCCGGTGTAGTTCTGGCTAACCCCTCGCCGGGCGCCGGCCTCGCCCACCCCCGGGTAAACATCGACGCGGAAAATCGGGCTCCATCGAGAGTAGAAGGGCGTTACCCCAGCCGCCATCATCTTGGCAAGGAGCTTTTCGCCGCTCGGCCGGAACGGGACCAGAGTGACCGCGGCTGCGCAACCTGCCGTGACCATGATGCCAGCCATGGCGTACGGTATTCGCCGCTCGGGCCGCGCTACGACTAGGGCAGCGCAGACGAAGATCGAGGCGCTCGCGACCGCCGCACCCGGCGAACCGAGGAGCCATATCGCGCCGACGGCGACGGCACAGCCCGCGCCGGCGCCGAGGAGGTCGGCGAAGTAGATGTCGTTTGGCGACCGCGCACTGCGAAACGCGCAGGCCATCGCCAGCCCCGCTGCGAAATAGGGCGCGCTGCAAAGCACGAAGAACAACAACATCAAGAAGAGCTGGGTGAAGCTCGTGCCAATCGAAAAAGGCTGCAAGGGTATGAACAATATCGTCAGCAGGGAAATCAGAACGCCGACGGCGGCCAGGAGCATGGAGCGCACCATCAGCGCTGCCGGTGGCTGGCTTGACAACCATGCCGATGCCGATAGGAAGGCGCCCGAGGCGCCGTAACCCAGCAGCGCGACGGTCAGTGCGACGTATGTGAAATGGTACCAGAGCGAGAACGAGAAGATGCGTGTGTAAGCGATCTGGAGCAACAGGACCGCCAGCGACAGCATGAAAATGGCGATGCGGGTGAAGCCCGGCCGCTCTGTCATCTGGCTGGCAGTCGGCGGCGGTGCGGGTCTGACAAGACCTGCGTCCATGGCGTTTCTCCTTGCTTGGTGCGGCCAGGTTCCGGCAACCAGTATCAGTTGGGTGCGGTTGCGGCCGCGGTTACCGGAACGAGGCCCTGGTGGACTAGAAAATCCGCCGCTGTGTTCGCCGCCAGCCGGTTGCCGGCGGGTGTCCAATGCGGATCGAAACGGAAGAACAGGCGACCGTTGTCTTTGGCCTCTTCGAAAACGTCGAAAAGATCGACCGATTGGATTTGTTCCTTCTCCAAGAACTCCGTCAGGATACGGTTCGGCCGGCGCTGGTCCCACGTGCGCAGCCCTATGGGGTTACGCGCCATCATCCGCCGCCAGTCGACATCGTAGTGTGCCCACGGACCGTTCACGAGCATGACTGCAAAGAGTGCCCCCTTTGCCTCGACCTCCTGACGCAGTTTGCGCAGCAACGCTTGGTTCACGCGCCACGCCGTGTCGACCTCGGTCGAGTATTCCGGCGCATAGACCAGCATGTCCCAGGGCACCCACGGCACGTTGGGATCCGTGGGCGGGGGCACCCCCCGCGGTGGGGCGGGTACGAATGCCCGCCCCCCGAGCCGCTCGTAGACGTATTCGCCAACGTACAATCGGCGCCACCACGGCAATGGTGGCGGGGGCGGTTCGCCGGGGCGTTTTTCCAGCGTTCCGTCGTCCCTCAAAGCGAAGCTTGGCTTGGTCAGGTTTGCGCGGGGCGACTTGCGGTTGAAGGGTGCGTAGCTCTCGCGGATGTCATTCGCGGTTGTGAACGACAGCAGAACGAGGTCCGCGCCGTACCTGTAACCTTCATTCTGGAAGTACAACAGCTCGTTGTCCGTTCCAAAGCTTGCGACGCCGCTGTTTATCACTTCGATACGAGTGTGACAGCGCTGATTCAGCTCTTGATCGAGGATGCGCCCGAAGGTCTCTTCCAGTTCTACCTGCAGCGCCTCCATGTAGGAATCCCCGAGGATCAGGATGCGGAATACTCCCTTCGGCTTCGCGTAGGCATGCTCGACGTCGCGGAGGCCCTTCGAGTTGATACGCACCGAGGTCTTGAACTCGCCGTGGTCGTCGTACCACGTGCCGGAGCGTCCGGGTGGGTGACGCCAGCCGAATGGCGGGTGCGGTTCCCAGAAAAAGCCGCGCTCGTTTGTTGGGCGGACCCAATGGTATACGTGGAAGCCCGCCTCGATCAGTCCGGCACCGATGAGGCATCCACCGACCATCAGCGCTCCCCCCAACGCCGCTGCGTGCCAATTGCGCAGGCTGGAGCGATCAGCCATTAACCCCTCTTCTTCAGGAACTGCAGGTAGACGCCGGCGTTGTAGTAATTGCGTACGCGGCGGATGCGCCCGTCGCGCACCTCGATTAGCGTTACGCCGTCGATCGGGACCGCCTTGCCGCTCGGATGCGTTTGCTGCAACTGCCACTCGATCGCGACGACGTCGCCCTGAGAAAGCTTGCGCTTCGCGGTGTAAACGCGATCCCGCCAGAGCGCGTTGCTGCGATCAAGCCAGTCTCGCACCGCTACCGGCCGCAGCGGCTGCATCAGCGTCGGGTCCCGCAACTCGGCGTCGGCGTCGAGCAGGCGCAGCGCCTGCTCCGAATCGTGACTGTTGAGCGCATCGAGCCAGCGCTGCCCGACGTCGTTGCGGTCATCCTGAGCACAGCCCGCCACGGCCAGACATGCGGCCAACGCCAACGCCGTCAGTCCGAAGCGGCCGCGCCGTCCCGCGGGCGCCACGTCCGGCGTGCGATCGGTTGCCCCGCGTGCTGTCGACTCGTTCATGCCCGTTTCCTTTCCTTCGCCGCGGCCCGCGCGTCGCGACAACTGCCCGGCGGCCGATGCTATGGCCGGCACACGGCCAGCAAGTCCAGCGCATCGGCCGTTTCCTCCCGGATCGCGAAATCCTCCGGGCCGATCGCCGGGGTGCCGCCGCTGCCCGCCGCTATGTTGCGGCGCACCAGCTTCGCCAGACGCGGATACGCCCACTCGATCAACGCCCGCGGCAGCAGCCGCCGCAGGTTCAACGGATCGAGCCGCAAGATGCGGTTCGCCTGCACGCCCCGCGCACGCTCGTAAGCCATCACCCGCTCGTTGCCGCACACGCCGCGCATCTCGACCTGCCCGAACACGCCGCGCAAGACGCCCTCCAGCTCGTCGGCGAAATACTCGTGCACGTGATACGGGTTCTCGACGAACGAGTTCGCCTTGTTCGGCGTCGTGATCACCAGGCACCCGCCGGGCCGCAACACCCGCCGCACCTGCTCGAGAAACGGCCGCGGATCGACGAGGTGCTCGAGCACCTGAAAGTTGCACACGACGTCGAACTCCTCGCCGAGGTCGGCCAGCCGCTCCAGCGGGCACGCTCTGTACGCGAGGTTCCCCTGCCGGTAGCGCTCCGTCGCCACCGCAATTGTGCCGGTAGAACGGTCCACCCCCAGCGCCCGCGTCGCCGTCTGCGCGAGCAGATGCGTGCCGTAGCCGTCGCCGCAGCCGGCATCGAGCACGACCTTGCCGCGCACGACCTCCTGCGCCCACCGATACGCCACCAGATGCCGCGCGAAATCCGCCGCAAACAACGGATCCCCGGCGACGAGCCGCTCTCCGGTGAAGATGCCTGGTTGGTCCATATGATTTAACGGGATGCCGCAATACGGTTGCGGGCCCTTTGCCGGAGCCTAGCGCGGGCTGGCGCCCGCAACCCAATGGTCGTCCCGTACTCGTACGCGTACCCGTACTCGTACGCGTACACGGAACGGTGTTGAGCCAACTGGCCCGTGTACGAGGACGTGTACCGCTTCGCTGCGTACGTGTACGGGAGAATCTTGTTGCCCGGCTCAGAAACCTGGCGATCGCGGCTCAGGGCAGGCTGACCCCCGCAACCCAAAGCGAACAACCAGCCCGTTCGCCCCTGCCGAGCCTCTCCCTCGATACGCCGCCTGAGAAGACGGCGGCTACTCGGGACGAACGGCGGGACACTGCTGCCCCATGGCCTGAAGACTTCTTCGCACCGGGCGAGCAAACGCGGAAATCGTAAGTCAGAACAGGCTTCGCGGGGCTCTCGGCAGCGCCGAGACCTCCGCAGCCCGAACGGGTTTGGGGTGGATTTCATTGGCTCCTCACTTTCCTCCCCGGTCAACCTTCCGCCGTGCCGCCGCGGCCGCTGCCGCTACCTGGTCATTGCCGTCGCCGGCGGCTTTGTCGAGGACGGTCGCACTGGCCGGGTCGCCGAGCTCTCCCAGCGCCCAGGCCGCCGCCAGCCGCACTTGTAGCACGGGATCGTCGAGGCCCGCTTCCAACGGTTTGCGCAGCTCCGGGTCGCGCAACGCCGCAGCCGTCCAGAACGCCGCCGTACGGGTTGCGTCGTCCACGCCCGACATCAACTTCGCCAGCTCCGCCCGCGCCGGCTCCGGTCGCTCCGCGTACGCGTCGACGAGCAGGGCCGCGGGGATAGCCCGGTCCTTGCGAAGGAGCTTGACGATCGCCGGCAGCAGCGACGCGCCGAAGCCGAGCTGTGCCAGACTCTCGGCGGCCTGAACGCGCAGCTCGGGGGCCTGTCCGGGGTCACCGAGCAGGCGGACGAGAAAAGGAATGACTACCCGATTCGGTTGCCGCGCGGCGACCCGGATCGCAAACGAGCGCAGCATCGGCGATTCCCACGGATTGTCGATCCATTGTATGAGCAGGTCGAGATCGACCGTGCGGGCGAACGCGGCGAAGGCACCCGGATCCGGCGGCGCAAACCACTGTTGCTCCTTCGCGGACTTGTTAGCTGCCGTGAACATGAGGCCGCCGAGCGCCCAACGATTCCAAGAGTCGGCGGCTTGCCACATGCGTAGCAGAGGCGGTAGCGATCCCGCGTCGCCGAGTTCCGCCACCACGCGGAAGAACAGCTCGCGCAGCTCCGGCGGCCCCGTGTAGTTCTCCAGTAGCAGCGCGATTGCCGCCGCACCTTCGGCGCTGCGGCTCTTGCGGATCAAACGCGCCAGCTTCTCCTGGGCGTCGGGCTCGGCGGCGCCGAGAGCCGCAGCCAGTCCGGGAACATCGGCTGCAGTCAATCCCTTCAGCGCGGCCGCGGCCGTTCGCGCCGGCGGTCCCGGGTTGTGTTCGAGCTCGGCGTGCCACAGGGCAATGGTGTCTCGCAGCCGCCCGGTGGCTTCGCCGGATCGATCCTGCCGCTCCGCCGTCGCTCCGGTGGGTCCGAGAACGTCGAGCGTATCGAACCGTCGCTCCAGCCTGTAATTGTCTCTGACGTGGCGCCGCAGCATGGCGTAGTACACGGGGGCGTGTCCGAAGAAGAGCGAATGATCGTGCAGAGCGACGATATACCGCGGCGGGCGCGCTCGCAGCGCATCGAGGACCTCGGCCTCGACATCGTGCCCGGGCCAGCCCGGGAAGAAATACCCGTGCCGGGTCGGGTTCTGCCGGTCGGCGAGGAACGAGACGATGTCGAGCGCCGGGAACGCGAAGACCGTGTCGTCGGATGCCGAATGCTCACGGAGGTAGCGCGCCGTGGACCCGAGGGCGAGAAACGGCCGCGCCGCCGCGGGTTCCAGAACCAGCGGCGCTCGCGTCCTGTCCAACCAAACGACCGCCCTATCGTCCCGCTCCCACCAGGCGCGGGCGAGGTAGGAGATGCGGCCGAGCGCCGGGGCGACCAGCACGACGACGAGGGCGTAAACCGGCAGGGCCACGGCGCTCGCGACCAGGGTCCGCCCGCGCTTCGTGCGGGCCATGCCGCGCGCCCACACCTGCGCGAACAGGTGCAGCAGCCAGGCGCCCAGGATCAGTATCCCGGGCGATGCCGGTACCAGGTGCATGAAGTCGCTGCGCGGGTAGAGCTGCATGTGGGTCAGTGTCCCCGACAGCAGGAGAATAAGCAGGACGCCGAGTCGCGGGCCGTAGGCGCCGGCGCCTGCCCGTGCGCCCGCTTCCGCATCCTGCACCAGGGAGAGCGCCCGGCCACGCCAGGTTTGCAGGCCATACACGAGCAGCGCTGCCCACTGTGTCACCTGGATCAGCACGAAGGCGATGTCGCGGACGCGCATGACCACCGAACTCTGAAAACCCTCCACCATCGGCGGCGGATGCCGGATTAGCCATACCGTGGCGATTATCAGACCGGCGACGAGCCCGCCGGTAACGATGCGGGGTGACAGCACCCGCCGGCGCATCAGGACGCCGACGGCGAATGCCGCTCCGAGTGCCGCGCTCAAGGCCAGGCCCCAGGCGCCGATCGGCGGGTACGCCATGTAATAGAAGCGATCGAAGCCCGTGCCGACGAACAGGATGGCGCGCAGGGCGGGCATCGTTCCGAGCCGCATCCAGAAATAGACCACCCACGGCAGGGTGACGGCGGCGAATCCCAGCGACAGTAGTACGAGGTTGCGCCACAGAACCGCCGGCGCCACTTGCCGCGCTACGCTGCGGGCCTGGGTCAGGGTCGCCTTGTACGCAATCAGCACGATCAGCGGCGCCGCAAACAGCAGGACGCCGCGCGCGCCGGCGCCGCGCGCGAACAGGTCGGTCAGGGCGACGGTGAGTGCCAGCGGTATGAGCCAGCGCACGATACTGGCCGACCGCGCGACCAGACGCGCGCCCCGGCCGGGGCGGCGTGCCGGGTCGAGACGCGGGACTTCGAGCAGGCACAGCGCCATCAGCAGCGCCGCAAGGTTGAGCAGGCCGCTGTTCGGCTTGAAGCCGAAGACGATGCCCGCACACAGCCCCGCCGCCAGCCACAGGCTGCCGCGGCCGGTCTCCCACCAGCGCACCACGCACACGACGCTGAGTTGCCAGAAGAGGGTCACGTACCAGATCGGGTACGGGATGTTGAACGCGGCGAACTGGCCATCGTAGAAGGGGATGAAGGCGAGATACAGAAGGCCGCCGGCGGCGGCCGCCGCGCCGGAAGTGCCGAGGCGCCGCGCCAGCCAGTACATCAAGTAGACGCTGAGGCCGTTGATCGCCGCCAGGCACAGCCGCAGCACGACTACGTTGACGCCGAACAGCGAGAAGAGCGTCGTGTTCCACCGGTAAATCCCGGGTGTGTAGCCGGCGTGGAAGTCGACGTAGAGCGTCTGACCGAGATAGGTGCGGTAGATCTGGTAGATCAGGGTGCCTTCGTCGTCGAGGTTCAGTCCGTAAGGAGCCAGCGCCGCGAAGTAGGCGACCGCGACGACGAACAACAGCAACCCCCCGCCGCGGAAGCCGCGCGCCGAAGCCATTCTGCCGGTAGGCGATGAAATTTGCGGCGGCGCCATGTTCACCCTGCCTGTGCCTGTAGCCGCTCCATCGCGGCGGCGGCAAAGCCGCGCACGACGACGTCAGGGTCGGCCAGCGCGGCACGAATTGTCGCGGTTGCGGTCGCACCAGCGGTGCGGCCGAGAGCCCAGATGCCGGCGGCGCGCACCCGCGGCTGCGGCGCCGCGGCGGCCTCCCGCAGGGACGGCACCAGGGCCTGCCATTGCAGGACGCCGGCGAGGAACGCCACCACCTCCCGCTGCTCCGGGTCGCCTTCTCGCAGTGCCCGTAGCAACACCGGCTCGGCGGCGGCCGGGTGCGCCCGGCTCCAGGTCAGGGCGAGGCTCGGGGCCAGTGCCGGGCTCGCGGGCACCAGCGCGAGAATACGCTCGAGAGTTGCGGCATCGTCGTCCAGCGCCGCCAGGGCGGCGACTGCGGCGACTTGCAGGCCGGAGTTCGGGTCTTCGGCGAGGCGCCGCAGGTCGGACAGGAGCGCGTCCCGGTCGGCATCGGCGCCGGCGCGGTCGCGTCCGAGGGCCCAGGTGGCGAACAGGCGCAGGCGCACGTCGGTATCCGCCGACACCACCCAGTGCCGCAGCACGTCGCGCAGCGCCCACACGTTGAAGAGCTGCAAGCCCGCATCGCCCGAAGCGGCTGCGGTGCCCTGGCGCAGAACGTCCTGCGACGCAAGGCGGACCGGAGCGCTCGCTGCCGCCACGTCGAGGGACGCCGCGCCGAACTGGAAGGGTTCCAGCAAACCGCGGATGGCGATGTTGAACAGCGCCGTCGAGACGGCGTCGCGGGCCGGCCCATTTTCGGGCAGGGGCGCGCGCAGAAGACGGGCCGCGGCCCGGGCATCGCCAAGCTCGCCGACGACCCGGAGGGCAAAGAGAGCCGCCGGCGGGGATGCCGCGAGTTGGCCGTTCGCGAACAGTTCGGCGAGCGCAAGGGCAGCTTCGGGCGAATCGGTCTCGCGCGCCCGCTGCAACAGTGCAGTTGCGGTGCGCGCATCGGCGGCGGCCAGACAGGCTCCCAGGGCGGCGCTATCGCCGTCGGTGACGCGGCGCTCGCAGACCGTGGACGCGGGGTCGTCCGCGGACGGGGAAACCTCGCTTTGCGGCGCGGCATCGAACGGCGGTGCCGCGTCGCCGGCGCGCACCAGCAGCGCGAACGTCCCGGCGCGTCCCACCGGCCGGTACCCGGCCCTGATGTGCTCGCGCAACATGAAGAAGTACGCGGGGGAGTCCGAGAAGTAGAGCGGGGCGGGGTTGGCGACGACGGCGAAACGCGGCGGTTGCCGGGTCAGCGCATCGACGACTTCCGCCTCGACGATATGGTCCGGCCAGCCGGAGTAGAAGTAACCGATGCGCGCCGGGGTGTGCAGACCGGCAAGGAAACACAGAAGGTCGAGGTTGGGGAACGTGAACAGTCGATCGCCGGGCTGCTGCGCACGTTCCAGGTAGTCGACGACCGCGGCCAGATCGCGCATCGGCTGCCCGCTGCCGTCGGCGCGTACGAGCAGCGGCGCGCGTTTGAGTGGCACCGAAACCAGGCCGCTGCGTTCCGGCGCGAACGGGTACATGGCCACGTCCACGCATAGGGCCAGTTGCGGTGCCGCGATGACGACGAGTCCGGCGGCCACGGCCGCTACGACCGTGCCGTCCAGCAGGCTTCCGATCCGAACCGGCAGGCCGGCACGCCACAGCGCCACCAGCCAGTAAGACAGGGCAGCGGCGAGGACGAGGGTGAACGGGGCGGAGAACACGAGGTGGAAGAAGTCGCTGCGCGGATAGACGGTCAGATACAGGAACAGCGCGGCGACGAGAAGCAGCAGTAGATCGCGCCGGCGTTGTGCCCCTCCGGGTCGGCCGTCCATTCGGTCGGCAACCCCGGCCGACAGGCAGCCGATCGCGGCCCAGTGGACGAGTATTGCCGCGGCGAAGCTGGCATCCTGGACGCGCATCAGGACGGAGCGCTGGAAGCCCTCGGGCATCGGCGCGGCGAGTCCCAACCATGCCGCGGTGCCCGCCACCAGGGCGAACAGGCCGGCAAGGAGCGACCGGCCCGAGACCCGGCCGCGACTGCACGCGTACGCCATGGCGACAAGCCCGGCGAGACCGGCAGCCAGCGCCGCGTCGCGCCACGCCGGCGGACGGTAAGCGAGATAGAAGAACTGCTCGTAGCCCGCGTCGATAAACAGTACTTCACGGGCGAATCGCGTCCAGCCGAGCTGCCAGAGATAGTAGGCGAGCCACGGGCCGCTGACGACTGCGAAGCCGGCGAGTAGCGAGCCGGTCGCCGCGATTCCCCCTGGTCCGTGCCCGGAAACGGCTCGCTCCGGATATGCGAGCAGGCAAACGGCGGTCAGGGCAACGATCGGAAGGACGAGCAGCAGCCCTTCCTGTCCGAACAGGTGACTGCGGAACACCACCGCCACGCCGCCGAGCACGGCGGCCGGCACGAGCCAGTTCGCGGCAATGGTTTTCCACGGCCGCCCCGGCGCGCTCTGTGTTTCGGCGTTGCACAGGAAGCTCACACTGAGCACGGCTGCCGCGAGATTGAACAGGCCACTGTTGGGCTTGAACGAGAAGTTCAAGCCGGCGAGGGCGCCCGCCAGCAGCAGCCAGACCGCCCGCCCGTCCGCGCTCCAGCGCCGCAGGGCGTGTATCCCGACGGCCCACAGCAGGATTGCGTACCAGGCCGGATAAACGACGTTGAACGAACACGATACCGCCGGGACCACCGGCAGCAGTGCGGCATAGGCGAACGCCCCGAGCGCCGCGTAGCGCGGCGGTACGAGCGTGCGGGCCAGGGTGTAGAGCACCAGTACGGTAACGGCGTGAACGAGCACAAGCGCGGCGCGCAGTACCAGCAGGTTCGTTCCGAACACGTCGAGCAGAAGAGCGTGCCAGTAAAAGAAACCCGGGGTGTACCCGCTGATGAAGTCGATGTAGGGCCGCTGACCGTGCAGGGTGCGGTCGATGAGGTAGACCGTGCCGCCCTCCTCGCCGACGTTGAGCCCGTACGGGGCGAGCAGTCCGAAGTAGGCGAGGGCGGCTGCGAACACGCCGAGGCGCTGCCAGCGTTCGGGGTGTTTCAATAGAAACCTCTTCCGTGCAGGATTTGAGCCCGCCCGGATAAAACGTGCGCTCCGCGCGCCTTCACCACGCATGACACTGCCACAGCACGGCAACAGCACCCCGCCACGGAGTCAGGTTCCTCTCCCGGCGGGAGAGGTCAGGTGAGGGGATGAGATGAAATGAGGCACGGGCGTCACGACAGCACCCCGCCACGGAGTCAGGTTCCTCTCCCGGCGGGAGAGGTCAGGTGAGGGGATGAAACGAGACTGCCGTCCGGTATGGGTGTCGGCGCCGGCGTGGTCGGGCAGTTCGTAATGCGATCGGGTCATTTTCGCAGCCGCCGGTGCGCGGTTGATCACACCCCCTCACCTGACCTCTCCCTGTGGGAGAGGAACCTGACTCCGCAGCGGGGTGCTGTTGCCGTGGTGCGCCGGGGGGATCCCCTCACCTGACCTCTCCCGCCGGGAGAGGAACCTGACTCCGCAGCGGGGTGCCGGCGTGGCGCTGGTGCCCGGTTGGCTCTCATCTCCTCACTGAGTTCGATCGCACCGCCTCACCTGACCTCTTCCAGCAAGGGTGCCGGCGAAGGGCCCGCGTCGCGAAGGCATCCCGAGGTCCCCCGCGTGGGCCCAGGACTCGTTCTTCGCGACGGTTTCGGCGGTGCCGAGACCTGCTCAGCCCGAACGGTGTTGGGCCCGATCGCGTCCGGGTGGTGTCGATCGATCGACGATGCGGCGCCGATTCGTGGCCCCGGTCACGAATCGCCCCACGAGCCGCGTAGTGGCGCGTTCAGTTGTGGTAGCGAGCGGCTCTGCTGCGACGGCGCGGCCACCGCTTCGATGACTGCGGCGACGTCGGCGGCGGCACCAGCCCACGAAAAACGCCCCGCCCATGCAACCGCAGCCCGGCCGAGACGCTGCCGGTATTCGCCGTCCGACAACAGACGGGCGAGAGCGTTGCCAAGCGCTTCCACGTCGCCGTGCGGCACCAGTAGGCCGGTTTCCTCGTGGCGCACGGCGTCGCGCAGGCCGGGGACGTCGCTGGCCACGGCCGGTAGGCCGCAGGCGTTCGCCTCGAGCACGGTCAGCCCCCAGCCTTCCTTCTCCGAGGTGTTCGCGACGACGTGAGCGCGGCGAATGTGAGCCACCTTCTCCTCGTCCGATACGAAACCCGTGAACGTTACCCGTGACGAAAGGCGGCGTTGCTCGGCCTGGCGCACCAGCGAGGTACGGGCGGCGCCGTCGCCGACGACCAGCAACTGCACGTCCGGAACGAGCGGGACGAGTCGCTCGAGCGCCTGCAGCACCAGTTCGATGCGTTTGTAGTACTCGACCCTTCCCAGGACCAGTAACGTGGGCCGTTCGGCGGGGACGCGACCGCGGTCGTGATAGAGGGCGTGATTCAATCCGTTCGGGATGACATTGATGGCCGCGGACGGAATTCCGCGTTCGACCAAGTCGTCGCGGGTGCTCGGCGATACGGCGATGAACTGCCGGCCGCGATAGACGAACGGGATAAGCTTCTCGCTGCCGTAGACGACGGTGGCCACCGGGAACGGCACCTGGCTGAACGCCGTGGTGCCGAACAGATGGTGAACCAGCGGCACCACGGGCGCTCGCACGTAGAGCGGGGTGCAGAAGGGGACCTTGTTGAGGTGCTCGACGACGACCGTGCCGGGTGTGCGCAGCTCGCGGCGGACGGCGAACGGGAGCATGAGGTAGTAGGTGAGGCGATTGCCGAATCGCCGCACGCGCAAGCCGTCCTGCATTTCCTCCGCCGCGGCGCCTGCGAAGCGGGTACACAGCAGCACCGGCTCGTAGCCGGTGCGGGCGAAGTGCGTGGCGGTTTCGGCGATGTGGAGTTCGGCGCCGCCGGCCCACGGATGGCGCCGGTCGCGCTCGTTGAGAATGACGAGCTTGCGGCCCATCGAGACCTACAATCTGCCGGCGAGATCCATTGCGCGCAGCCACCAGACGATCCACAGGGCCTCGGCGGCGATCGACTTGTTCATCTTCGAGTCGCCGGTCTTACGGTCCATGAAGATGATCGGCAGCTCCTTGATCTGATGGCCGATCCGCCAGGCGCGGTAAGTCATCTCGATCTGGAAGGCGTAACCGTTGGAACGTACGCGATCGAGCGGTATGCGTTCGAGGGTTTCTCTC from Candidatus Binatia bacterium encodes the following:
- a CDS encoding nuclear transport factor 2 family protein, yielding MNESTARGATDRTPDVAPAGRRGRFGLTALALAACLAVAGCAQDDRNDVGQRWLDALNSHDSEQALRLLDADAELRDPTLMQPLRPVAVRDWLDRSNALWRDRVYTAKRKLSQGDVVAIEWQLQQTHPSGKAVPIDGVTLIEVRDGRIRRVRNYYNAGVYLQFLKKRG
- a CDS encoding class I SAM-dependent methyltransferase, which gives rise to MDQPGIFTGERLVAGDPLFAADFARHLVAYRWAQEVVRGKVVLDAGCGDGYGTHLLAQTATRALGVDRSTGTIAVATERYRQGNLAYRACPLERLADLGEEFDVVCNFQVLEHLVDPRPFLEQVRRVLRPGGCLVITTPNKANSFVENPYHVHEYFADELEGVLRGVFGQVEMRGVCGNERVMAYERARGVQANRILRLDPLNLRRLLPRALIEWAYPRLAKLVRRNIAAGSGGTPAIGPEDFAIREETADALDLLAVCRP
- a CDS encoding HEAT repeat domain-containing protein: MASARGFRGGGLLLFVVAVAYFAALAPYGLNLDDEGTLIYQIYRTYLGQTLYVDFHAGYTPGIYRWNTTLFSLFGVNVVVLRLCLAAINGLSVYLMYWLARRLGTSGAAAAAGGLLYLAFIPFYDGQFAAFNIPYPIWYVTLFWQLSVVCVVRWWETGRGSLWLAAGLCAGIVFGFKPNSGLLNLAALLMALCLLEVPRLDPARRPGRGARLVARSASIVRWLIPLALTVALTDLFARGAGARGVLLFAAPLIVLIAYKATLTQARSVARQVAPAVLWRNLVLLSLGFAAVTLPWVVYFWMRLGTMPALRAILFVGTGFDRFYYMAYPPIGAWGLALSAALGAAFAVGVLMRRRVLSPRIVTGGLVAGLIIATVWLIRHPPPMVEGFQSSVVMRVRDIAFVLIQVTQWAALLVYGLQTWRGRALSLVQDAEAGARAGAGAYGPRLGVLLILLLSGTLTHMQLYPRSDFMHLVPASPGILILGAWLLHLFAQVWARGMARTKRGRTLVASAVALPVYALVVVLVAPALGRISYLARAWWERDDRAVVWLDRTRAPLVLEPAAARPFLALGSTARYLREHSASDDTVFAFPALDIVSFLADRQNPTRHGYFFPGWPGHDVEAEVLDALRARPPRYIVALHDHSLFFGHAPVYYAMLRRHVRDNYRLERRFDTLDVLGPTGATAERQDRSGEATGRLRDTIALWHAELEHNPGPPARTAAAALKGLTAADVPGLAAALGAAEPDAQEKLARLIRKSRSAEGAAAIALLLENYTGPPELRELFFRVVAELGDAGSLPPLLRMWQAADSWNRWALGGLMFTAANKSAKEQQWFAPPDPGAFAAFARTVDLDLLIQWIDNPWESPMLRSFAIRVAARQPNRVVIPFLVRLLGDPGQAPELRVQAAESLAQLGFGASLLPAIVKLLRKDRAIPAALLVDAYAERPEPARAELAKLMSGVDDATRTAAFWTAAALRDPELRKPLEAGLDDPVLQVRLAAAWALGELGDPASATVLDKAAGDGNDQVAAAAAAARRKVDRGGK
- a CDS encoding glycosyltransferase family 39 protein, with amino-acid sequence MKHPERWQRLGVFAAALAYFGLLAPYGLNVGEEGGTVYLIDRTLHGQRPYIDFISGYTPGFFYWHALLLDVFGTNLLVLRAALVLVHAVTVLVLYTLARTLVPPRYAALGAFAYAALLPVVPAVSCSFNVVYPAWYAILLWAVGIHALRRWSADGRAVWLLLAGALAGLNFSFKPNSGLFNLAAAVLSVSFLCNAETQSAPGRPWKTIAANWLVPAAVLGGVAVVFRSHLFGQEGLLLVLPIVALTAVCLLAYPERAVSGHGPGGIAATGSLLAGFAVVSGPWLAYYLWQLGWTRFAREVLFIDAGYEQFFYLAYRPPAWRDAALAAGLAGLVAMAYACSRGRVSGRSLLAGLFALVAGTAAWLGLAAPMPEGFQRSVLMRVQDASFAAAILVHWAAIGCLSAGVADRMDGRPGGAQRRRDLLLLLVAALFLYLTVYPRSDFFHLVFSAPFTLVLAAALSYWLVALWRAGLPVRIGSLLDGTVVAAVAAGLVVIAAPQLALCVDVAMYPFAPERSGLVSVPLKRAPLLVRADGSGQPMRDLAAVVDYLERAQQPGDRLFTFPNLDLLCFLAGLHTPARIGYFYSGWPDHIVEAEVVDALTRQPPRFAVVANPAPLYFSDSPAYFFMLREHIRAGYRPVGRAGTFALLVRAGDAAPPFDAAPQSEVSPSADDPASTVCERRVTDGDSAALGACLAAADARTATALLQRARETDSPEAALALAELFANGQLAASPPAALFALRVVGELGDARAAARLLRAPLPENGPARDAVSTALFNIAIRGLLEPFQFGAASLDVAAASAPVRLASQDVLRQGTAAASGDAGLQLFNVWALRDVLRHWVVSADTDVRLRLFATWALGRDRAGADADRDALLSDLRRLAEDPNSGLQVAAVAALAALDDDAATLERILALVPASPALAPSLALTWSRAHPAAAEPVLLRALREGDPEQREVVAFLAGVLQWQALVPSLREAAAAPQPRVRAAGIWALGRTAGATATATIRAALADPDVVVRGFAAAAMERLQAQAG
- a CDS encoding glycosyltransferase family 4 protein — translated: MGRKLVILNERDRRHPWAGGAELHIAETATHFARTGYEPVLLCTRFAGAAAEEMQDGLRVRRFGNRLTYYLMLPFAVRRELRTPGTVVVEHLNKVPFCTPLYVRAPVVPLVHHLFGTTAFSQVPFPVATVVYGSEKLIPFVYRGRQFIAVSPSTRDDLVERGIPSAAINVIPNGLNHALYHDRGRVPAERPTLLVLGRVEYYKRIELVLQALERLVPLVPDVQLLVVGDGAARTSLVRQAEQRRLSSRVTFTGFVSDEEKVAHIRRAHVVANTSEKEGWGLTVLEANACGLPAVASDVPGLRDAVRHEETGLLVPHGDVEALGNALARLLSDGEYRQRLGRAAVAWAGRFSWAGAAADVAAVIEAVAAPSQQSRSLPQLNAPLRGSWGDS